From Candidatus Thermoplasmatota archaeon, the proteins below share one genomic window:
- a CDS encoding DUF1614 domain-containing protein, whose amino-acid sequence MKVQPPFSILFLLIALPLLFMLFGLIFVGAISMAFQKLGFSPILAIFLLFAVLFGSFINVPVWKIKGMQERYTYDMSSFLPKQVKTISEGTTRVDINIGGAIIPLVVSIFLLSRLAVKLYPHLMFATIFMAAICYKLARPVQRTGIAMPAFIPPVLASLAGVILAPQNAAVVAFISGVVGVLVGADLMNIRKIGRIGAPAVSIGGAGTFDGIFLTGILSVMLVAIV is encoded by the coding sequence ATGAAAGTGCAGCCCCCGTTCAGCATATTGTTTCTTCTTATAGCCCTGCCATTATTATTTATGCTGTTCGGCCTTATCTTTGTCGGGGCCATAAGCATGGCTTTTCAGAAACTTGGTTTTTCTCCAATTCTTGCGATTTTTCTCCTCTTCGCGGTACTTTTTGGGAGTTTCATCAATGTCCCAGTCTGGAAGATAAAGGGTATGCAGGAGCGCTACACGTATGATATGTCATCTTTTCTACCCAAACAGGTTAAGACCATTTCAGAAGGAACGACAAGAGTGGATATAAACATTGGAGGGGCCATTATACCTCTTGTAGTATCCATATTCCTGCTGTCCCGATTGGCTGTGAAACTGTATCCCCACCTTATGTTTGCCACGATTTTTATGGCGGCTATATGCTACAAACTGGCAAGGCCTGTACAGAGAACAGGTATAGCAATGCCCGCTTTTATTCCCCCCGTTCTGGCATCGCTGGCCGGTGTTATACTCGCTCCACAAAATGCTGCTGTCGTTGCCTTTATTTCAGGAGTTGTGGGCGTGCTCGTGGGGGCCGACCTGATGAATATAAGGAAAATAGGGAGGATAGGAGCGCCAGCAGTATCCATAGGGGGAGCGGGCACATTTGACGGTATATTTCTCACCGGGATACTGTCCG